From a region of the Thermosipho melanesiensis BI429 genome:
- a CDS encoding SHOCT domain-containing protein has product MCYFFWPTGWIGGIIQMILGIILLEFLIFIGYKIINNVFLTNNNPLKILNEKLAKDEITEDEYLKMKKILKER; this is encoded by the coding sequence ATGTGTTATTTCTTTTGGCCTACAGGTTGGATAGGCGGAATAATCCAAATGATTCTCGGAATTATACTTCTTGAATTTTTAATATTCATTGGGTACAAAATAATAAACAATGTATTTTTAACAAACAATAATCCATTAAAAATTTTAAACGAAAAACTTGCAAAAGATGAAATTACAGAAGATGAATACTTAAAAATGAAAAAAATATTAAAAGAGAGATAA
- a CDS encoding heavy-metal-associated domain-containing protein, which yields MEKFELKVPNMSCHHCVMRITKALEELGEKNFKVKLEEKTVIIETSNLEKVKEKLSEIDYPVSEINKI from the coding sequence ATGGAAAAGTTCGAATTGAAAGTTCCAAATATGTCCTGTCATCACTGTGTTATGAGAATCACAAAGGCTTTAGAAGAATTGGGAGAAAAAAATTTCAAAGTAAAGTTAGAAGAAAAAACTGTTATAATTGAAACCTCAAATTTGGAGAAGGTAAAAGAAAAACTTTCAGAAATAGATTATCCCGTTTCAGAGATTAATAAAATATAA
- the glyA gene encoding serine hydroxymethyltransferase — MWENVKKVDPEIYEVILKEWDRQEYGLELIASENFASLAVIEAMGSVLTNKYAEGYPGRRYYGGCEWVDVAEKLARDRAKELFNVKYANVQPHSGSQANMGAYFAVSEPGDTIMGMSLSHGGHLTHGAPVNFSGRIYNVVSYGVDSETEVINYDEVRELALKHKPKIIIAGGSAYSKIIDFKRFREIADEVGAYLIVDMAHFAGLVAAGIYPNPAEYAHIVTSTTHKTLRGPRGGMILTNDKELYKAINKSIFPGIQGGPLMHVIAAKAVCFKEALTDEFKAYQNQVVKNAKKLAEELEKRGLRIVSGGTDTHLMLVDLNPLNVTGKAAEIALGKCHVTVNKNTIPNETRSPFVASGIRLGTPALTTRGMKESEMEEIAELIVKVLENVKDEEGNVDDSIVEDVQKKVRDLCERFPLYEGKIRL; from the coding sequence GTGTGGGAAAATGTAAAAAAAGTTGATCCTGAGATATACGAAGTTATATTAAAAGAATGGGATAGACAGGAATATGGACTAGAACTTATTGCATCTGAAAATTTTGCATCTCTTGCGGTAATAGAAGCCATGGGTAGTGTTTTAACAAATAAATATGCAGAGGGTTACCCAGGTAGAAGGTATTACGGAGGATGTGAATGGGTTGACGTTGCAGAAAAATTAGCAAGAGATAGGGCAAAAGAATTGTTCAATGTGAAGTATGCAAATGTACAACCACACTCTGGTTCACAGGCAAACATGGGTGCGTATTTTGCTGTTTCAGAACCTGGTGACACAATAATGGGGATGTCTTTGAGTCACGGAGGACATCTTACCCATGGTGCGCCTGTTAACTTTTCTGGAAGGATATATAACGTGGTATCTTATGGAGTTGATTCTGAGACAGAAGTAATTAATTATGATGAAGTAAGAGAACTTGCTTTAAAGCACAAACCAAAAATCATTATAGCAGGTGGAAGTGCATATTCTAAAATAATAGATTTTAAGAGATTTAGGGAAATAGCTGATGAGGTTGGAGCTTATTTAATTGTGGATATGGCACATTTTGCTGGACTTGTTGCTGCAGGTATTTATCCAAACCCCGCAGAGTATGCACATATTGTTACAAGTACCACGCATAAAACCTTAAGGGGACCAAGAGGTGGTATGATTCTTACAAACGATAAAGAACTTTACAAGGCAATAAATAAATCTATCTTTCCTGGTATTCAAGGTGGTCCTTTGATGCATGTTATTGCTGCAAAAGCTGTTTGTTTCAAAGAAGCGTTGACCGATGAGTTTAAAGCATATCAAAATCAAGTTGTAAAGAACGCAAAGAAATTGGCAGAAGAATTGGAAAAAAGAGGATTAAGAATTGTTTCTGGTGGTACAGATACGCATTTAATGTTGGTTGATTTAAATCCTCTTAATGTTACTGGAAAGGCAGCAGAAATAGCATTGGGTAAATGTCATGTTACCGTTAATAAAAACACAATTCCAAATGAAACAAGATCACCATTTGTTGCAAGTGGAATAAGGCTTGGTACTCCTGCACTTACAACAAGAGGTATGAAAGAAAGTGAAATGGAAGAAATAGCAGAACTAATAGTAAAAGTACTAGAAAATGTGAAAGATGAAGAGGGGAATGTAGATGATAGTATAGTAGAAGATGTACAGAAAAAGGTAAGAGATTTGTGTGAAAGATTTCCATTGTACGAAGGAAAGATAAGGTTATAA